Below is a window of Fluviibacter phosphoraccumulans DNA.
TTCTTCGCCACAATTCACCCCGCCACTGAGCAATCAGGTCGCCATTCTGCAGCACCCGGTGCCCTGCAGCCCCTGCTTTGCCCGCACGTGTCGCTACGGCCATCTGGACTGCCTAAACCTTTTATCGCCTGACTTGGTGATGACTTCGATCCGTACGCTCAATCAAGAAAGCCTCTCGGCATGAGTCTGCCCCTACCGACTGCTCCCGTTCCCAATTTCGCCACACCCGATGAAGCTGAACAGGGCTTTTATGAAAGCCTGACGCAAGCCAATCTCGATGCACTGATGGCGGTCTGGGCGGATGAAGATGAAATCGTTTGCATTGATCCGGATGGCCGTCGCGCTGCTGGCCACGCGGCGATTCGCCAAGGTTGGCAATCTATTTTCAGCGGTTGCCATCATCTGGAAATCGAAGTCATGAACGTGATGCGTTGGCAAAGCGGCCTAGTGGCCATTCATCTCGTTCAGGAAAGCGTTACCTTGTTCAGCGTGCCGGAAGAATTAACCGACCCCGAACATCCGAACACCCTGGTTAAGCGCAACGGCATCACCACGGCAATGAATGTCTACGTACGCGGTGGCAATGGCTGGCGCCTGGTATGCCATCAGGCAACCGCACAACTGGCTTCAATCGAAGAACGGATTGCCGCTACGACGCACACCCTGCACTAGCGCTCATAGTCCATGCTGCCGCTCTCCCCTTATCAGGCACCCTTCTTCCTGTTCAATGGTCACTTACAGACCTTGTGGCCGGTCTGGCTGAACCTGCGCAAACCTGTGGTTGCTTGGCCACGGGAGCGCTGGGATACTCCTGATGGCGATTTCATCGATGTCGACTGCATCAACCAGGGTGCCATCGACCAGCCTGTGGTGATTTTTTTTCATGGCCTGGAAGGCAGTTCACAATCGCATTACGCACGCGGTATGGCGGCTGTATTACAGCAGATCGGCTGGACCGGTTTTATGCCACATTTTCGCGGTTGCAGTGGCGAACTGAATCGCTTGCCCCGCGCCTATCACTCGGGAGATTCCGCAGAGATTGACTGGATCCTTCGTCACTTCAAGCAACGTGATCCACAGCGCACCTACTTTGCTGCCGGGGTTTCACTCGGTGGCAATGCCCTGATGAAGTGGTTGGGCGAGCAAGGCGCGGCCGCCAATCAAGTCATTCAGGCGGCGGCGGCTGTCAGCCCGCCCATGGACGTGGGCGCCTGCGGTGCCTGGTTAGACCAAGGCGCCAATCGCAGTGTGTACACCCAGCACTTTCTGCGCACCATGAAACTGCAGAGTGAAGCGCGGCTTGAACGCTTCCCCGGGCTCTTTGACGCAACACGCATGCGGGCTGCCAGCACCCTGCGTGAATTTGATGACACCGTCACCGCACCCTTGCATGGCTTTAACAGTGTTGACGACTACTGGACACAAGCTTCGGCACTGCCCGTGCTTAACGGTATACGTACCCCAACGCTACTGCTGATGCCGCGTAATGATCCTTTTTTACCGGCATCCTGTTACCCAATGCAAACCCCGGCGAGCGTTACCCTGGAAACGCCCGCGACCGGCGGGCACGTCGGTTTCAGCGGCGGTCGCGGTACCGGCAAAGACCTGTGGCTGCCGTCCCGTATAATTAATTTCTTTGCACAATCTATCGGTATAAAAACCTAACACCGATTCTTAACCAAGAGCCTGACCGACCATGTCTGCTACCCGTTTCGCTATTCCTGCCCTGCCCGCATCGATTTTCAAAGCCTACGATATTCGCGGCATCGTCGATGACACACTGACTCCCGACGTTGTACGCGCTGTCGGCTTAGGCCTTGGCACGCTGGCACGTGAGCGTGGCGTCAAAGCCATTGCCGTTGGCCGCGATGGTCGTCTCTCGGGCCCATCGTTGTCGCAAGCGCTACAAGAAGGCATTATTGCTGCGGGCATTGATGCGATTGACGTAGGCTGCGTACCAACGCCTGTCACTTACTTTTCCGGTTTTGAGCTGGAAACCTATTCGTGCGTGTCGGTCACGGGCAGCCACAACCCACCGGATTACAACGGCCTAAAAATGGTCGTCGCTGGCGAAACTTTGTCAGGCGATGCCATTCAGGCACTCAAGCAACGTATCGAAGCTGGCGATGTGCACTGGGCGGATCAACCCGGCCAGATGCGAGTGGCGGATGTGAAATCGGCTTATCTGGATCGCATTGTGGGTGATGTGAAACTTGCCCGCCCGATGACGATTGCCGTGGATTGCGGCAACGGCGTTGCCGGTGAACTGGCCCCCGAGCTGTTCAAGCGCATGGGCTGCACAGTGATACCCCTATTCTGTGAAATCGATGGCACCTTCCCGAACCACCATCCGGACCCCTCCAAACCTGAAAACCTGAAAGACCTGGTCGCTGAACTCACCAGGACCGATGCAGAAATCGGTCTGGCGTTTGATGGTGATGGCGATCGCTTGGGCGTTGTCACCAAAGACGGCCAGATCATCTTCCCGGATCGCCAGATGATGCTCTTTGCACAGGATGTGCTGAGCCGTTGCCCTGGCGCCGACATCATTTTTGACGTGAAGTGTTCCCGCCTGCTGGGCGATGCGATTCGTGCCGCCGGTGGCAAGCCGCTGATGTGGAAAACTGGCCATGCGCTGATTAAAGCCAAGCTCAAGGAAACAGGTGCCCCGCTGGCGGGCGAAATGAGCGGCCACGTATTCTTTAAAGAACGCTGGTTTGGTTTTGATGACGGTCTGTACACCGGCGCGCGCTTACTCGAGATTTTGTCGCGCGCGCCAGATGCCAACCCGGTGCTGACGTCGCTACCCAATAGCCAGAGCACCCCGGAACTGAACATCA
It encodes the following:
- a CDS encoding YybH family protein → MSLPLPTAPVPNFATPDEAEQGFYESLTQANLDALMAVWADEDEIVCIDPDGRRAAGHAAIRQGWQSIFSGCHHLEIEVMNVMRWQSGLVAIHLVQESVTLFSVPEELTDPEHPNTLVKRNGITTAMNVYVRGGNGWRLVCHQATAQLASIEERIAATTHTLH
- a CDS encoding YheT family hydrolase — protein: MLPLSPYQAPFFLFNGHLQTLWPVWLNLRKPVVAWPRERWDTPDGDFIDVDCINQGAIDQPVVIFFHGLEGSSQSHYARGMAAVLQQIGWTGFMPHFRGCSGELNRLPRAYHSGDSAEIDWILRHFKQRDPQRTYFAAGVSLGGNALMKWLGEQGAAANQVIQAAAAVSPPMDVGACGAWLDQGANRSVYTQHFLRTMKLQSEARLERFPGLFDATRMRAASTLREFDDTVTAPLHGFNSVDDYWTQASALPVLNGIRTPTLLLMPRNDPFLPASCYPMQTPASVTLETPATGGHVGFSGGRGTGKDLWLPSRIINFFAQSIGIKT
- a CDS encoding phosphomannomutase/phosphoglucomutase, giving the protein MSATRFAIPALPASIFKAYDIRGIVDDTLTPDVVRAVGLGLGTLARERGVKAIAVGRDGRLSGPSLSQALQEGIIAAGIDAIDVGCVPTPVTYFSGFELETYSCVSVTGSHNPPDYNGLKMVVAGETLSGDAIQALKQRIEAGDVHWADQPGQMRVADVKSAYLDRIVGDVKLARPMTIAVDCGNGVAGELAPELFKRMGCTVIPLFCEIDGTFPNHHPDPSKPENLKDLVAELTRTDAEIGLAFDGDGDRLGVVTKDGQIIFPDRQMMLFAQDVLSRCPGADIIFDVKCSRLLGDAIRAAGGKPLMWKTGHALIKAKLKETGAPLAGEMSGHVFFKERWFGFDDGLYTGARLLEILSRAPDANPVLTSLPNSQSTPELNISMKEGEPHALMAELAIAPDFPGARDVITIDGLRVEYEDGFGLARPSNTTPVVVLRFEADNAAALERIQAEFRRVLNQARPGLKLPF